In Primulina eburnea isolate SZY01 chromosome 5, ASM2296580v1, whole genome shotgun sequence, a single window of DNA contains:
- the LOC140832663 gene encoding BEL1-like homeodomain protein 11 encodes MVSEDSPADSNSSILHQFIISNSISDQNQFANQHFDAYGTDSVSNIPYAQSLPLSIQCLGERISRSVDLHTSRLSDESDVSHRTRLMDLLGTSNDHAQRLSLSLGSVSCRQIDPGYLNTAIDRMITDNYSFVRNGFSPSSGSQNESCSISHGTESFSAVVGISKYLKPAQSLLEEMVGVGGKDIDANNQKYVEKLSHGSLKGSFGLASDIKAEFFSNELLSEKHGTFVSLLKLLALLDEVERKYEEYYHHMEELVSSFEVIAGLGAGKSYTALALLAMSNHFCSLRKAILSQIRVSKRKIEKDMPRISARLSQLNLFDQEPRRHQTPVQQIIPNSRQAWRPIRGLPENSVMILRAWLFEHFLHPYPNESEKLMLASQTGLSKNQISNWFINARVRLWKPMIEEMYKEEFAESSTESNQVLTSCCTTREGAGDSAEELS; translated from the exons ATGGTTTCCGAAGATTCACCTGCAGACTCAAATTCTAGTATTCTGCACCAATTCATCATCTCAAACTCCATATCTGATCAAAATCAGTTTGCAAACCAGCATTTTGATGCTTATGGAACAGATTCCGTTTCCAATATCCCGTATGCTCAGTCTCTACCTTTAAGCATTCAATGCCTTGGTGAAAGAATTTCAAGATCTGTAGACCTTCATACCTCTCGATTATCGGATGAATCTGATGTTAGCCATAGAACACGGCTAATGGATCTTCTTGGAACGTCAAATGACCATGCTCAGAGGCTCTCACTTTCTTTAGGCTCCGTTTCTTGCCGACAAATCGATCCCGGTTACCTAAACACAGCAATTGATCGAATGATAACCGATAATTACTCTTTTGTGAGAAATGGTTTTAGTCCATCGTCAGGTTCTCAAAATGAATCTTGCTCGATATCACATGGGACTGAATCATTTTCCGCAGTGGTGGGAATCTCTAAGTACTTGAAACCAGCTCAATCTCTTCTTGAAGAAATGGTTGGAGTTGGAGGCAAGGACATTGATGCTAATAACCAGAAATATGTGGAGAAATTATCCCACGGCAGCCTGAAAGGATCATTCGGGCTAGCTTCCGATATTAAAGCGGAGTTTTTCAGCAATGAATTGCTGTCTGAGAAGCATGGAACTTTTGTTAGTCTTCTAAAGCTTCTTGCTTTACTGGATGAG GTGGAGAGAAAATATGAAGAATACTATCATCACATGGAGGAATTGGTGTCATCATTTGAAGTGATTGCTGGTTTAGGAGCTGGAAAATCTTACACTGCTCTTGCACTACTAGCCATGTCCAATCACTTCTGCAGTTTAAGAAAAGCGATATTGTCTCAAATTCGAGTTTCAAAGCGAAAGATCGAAAAGGACATGCCTAGGATCAGTGCCAGATTATCCCAACTAAACTTGTTTGATCAAGAACCTAGGCGCCACCAGACTCCAGTTCAACAGATTATACCAAATTCGCGTCAAGCTTGGAGGCCGATTAGAGGATTGCCAGAAAACTCTGTTATGATTCTTCGTGCTTGGCTTTTCGAACACTTTCTACACCC GTATCCTAATGAATCTGAAAAGCTTATGTTAGCATCACAGACAGGCCTGTCAAAGAACCAA ATTTCGAATTGGTTCATAAATGCCCGAGTCCGACTGTGGAAGCCGATGATCGAAGAAATGTACAAGGAGGAATTTGCGGAGTCTTCCACTGAATCTAATCAAGTGTTGACGAGCTGTTGCACAACAAGAGAGGGAGCGGGAGATTCCGCAGAGGAATTAAGCTGA